The DNA segment TAACAAATTGGATATCTTGTGGAAAATGTTTATCATATATTGGTAAGTGAAAAAGATAGTTATAAAACTGTATTATTGTGTGATcccttttttaacttaaaatgtgttaaatattaaTACATCAAGATGCTAATAGTGATATACCTGATTACAGCATAtgggttattttaatttttttccttgacttttttttttttttgagagggagtctcactctgtcgcccaggctggagtacagtggcatgatctcagctaactgttcaagggattctcctgcttcagtctcccaagcagctgggattacaggcgtctgccactatgcccagctaatttttgtattttagtagagatagggtttcaccatgttggccagactggtctcgaactcctgaccccaagtgatccatccgccttggcctcccaaagtgatccacttgcctcggcctcccaaagtgctggaattacaggtgtgagccaccatgcctgactggtTGCATTGATCTGTTTGTATATTCAAATATGTAGAGGACACATCATTCTTTTTCACTGTGCAGCATCTGAATCCCATTCTTATATGAGGGAAACCCCCACCTTATGATTCTGAGCCTCCCATGAGAGAAGCTGAAAATGCCATGTAAAAcctttcccagcttcccttgcaaCTAAGGTATAATAAGTAGCCTTCAAACGGGCCCCAGTGCTCTCTGGCTGCTGGTATTTACAGCCTCGTGTAATCTCATTGGGTAGGGTTGTTTCCGAAATGATGGTGTGTGATTTCTGAGGTTGGTTATGAGTCATTGTGCTTCCTGCTTTGTTCTCTGTCTTGGATCACTCACTCCAGGGGAGGccagctgccatgctgtgagcACACTTAAGCAGCCGTATGGAGAGGTCCATGTGATGATGAACCGAGGCCCCAGCCAACAGCCATGTGAAGGAGCCATCGTGGAAGCAGATCTTCCAGCTCCTCTTGAGCCTCCAGATGATTTCAGCTTCAGCCAATGTCTTGACTGCAAGTTCATGAGAGACCCGAGCCAGAACTACCCAGTTAGGTGCTTCTAGATTCCTGACCTACAGATATTGtgtaagagaataaatgtttactgttttaagctgctaaatttagGGGTAGTTTGTTATACAACAATAGATAATACAAGGGTTACAGAACCTGACCCAAgttcttcatttgttttatattcctcagtattttatagttttcttcatgttggAACTATGTCtttcttaagtttatttctaagcattttatggGTTTTGTCTCTAATATgaatgaaactttttaaaattttcacttctATGTGTTTTTTGAAAGATTAGAGCAAAActagtgatttttatatatttatcttatagCCAATAATTTACCAGATTCTCGTAttattctatacttttttttaaggGGTTGGGCAGTGGCTCAACTCAAGGCGGATCACCCACCCACTTCCAAGATCCAACTATaagctttttaactgcagcaacttaAGTATATGCTATTAGAGCTGGAATTAATCATTCtatacttaaaacaaaaaaccctaggGTCTCCTGGATTTCTGGGACATGCAATTGTCATCAGTaagaaggaatttcaaaataaaggACTCTAGCTTTTCTAAAATTTATGCCAATTACTTGGTTTCCTTGTCTTGTTGTTAAATCCTCCTAAACTGTGTGGGACATTACTGACAATAGCAAGCATCTGTATCTggttcctgattttttttttagtgaaatgGCTTTTAGTGTTTTGTTGTTTAGAATGATAGTTGCTGTTAGTTTTCTTTAATTGAGGTATACATAACAAAATTCAACCTTTTAAAGTGTgcagtttgatgagttttaacAACTACTGATATCAAGATCAAGAGCATTTCTGTCACCCCAAAAAATTCCCTGGTACTCCTTTGCAGACATTCTTTTATATCTTTACTTCAGTTTAAATAAGATACTTACACTTACAATGTAAATCCATTGTTAATATTTGcacaaggctgggcacaggggctcacgtctgtaatccagcactttgggaggctgaggcaggattgagcccaggagttcgagaccagcctgggcaacatagggagacccccatctttacaaaagaaaaaaacctcaacattGCTCACAATGAgctcaaagtatttttttttttttcctgagacagagtctcgctgtcacacaggttggagttacagtggtatgatctcggctcactgcaacttccacctccagagttcacgcaattttcctgcctcagcctcctgtgtagctgggattacgggtgcttAGCACCACAActtgctaacttttgtatttttttagagacagtgtttcaccatgttggccaagctggtctcgaactcctgacctcaagtgatcagcccacctcggcctcccaaagtgctgggattacaggcatgaggcaccatgccgggcctacaaaaaaaaaaaatttaagttagcCAGATGTTGGTGGTGCGTGTCTGcagcctcagctactcaagaggctgagatgggaggactgcttgagcccagaaggttgggcccacagtaagccatgatcctgccactgcattccaacctgggtaatagagcaagaccgtggttcaaaaaaatatatttttaaaatttaaatttaaaaattttaaaaaacacatgttTACACAAGTTCTGTATGAACAGAAACCATATCTATATTACTCACCCCTGTATTTCTAGCACCTAGCATAATTCCTGGCACACACCAGGCCTTCAACATTTGCTGAAAtaatgagttaatgaatgaataaaccaatcaaccaaccaaccaattgACCTTGGATCTTGGCTCTATTCCTTAATGTTCCCTGATGCCAACTGCtttcttgccttggtctccccagTCTGCCTTCCCCCTGACTCCCCACTGCTGGAGTAGTCCTGCCTACTAGGAGAGCTATCCACTGTCCTTAACTGCATTCTTTACCTATTGGTTTTTTCTTCCAAGTTTAACTACAAAGTGGGGTGCTATCTCGTGGGGTTAGCTTTGCTCAAGGAGAAGcttaacaacaacaagaacagtAGCTGTTTCCAGCAATACATAGAGAAAAGCTAAAATTAGGAAGCAAGGGAATCCAATACAAGGGCAAGAAACTTAATAACCATCCGGAGTGTTAGTTCTGGAGGAGCTAGGCCAAGATGGGCACTAGGGATCAGTAATGGGTCAAAAGTCAGAAGAGGTGAAGAGACCACAGCCAGAAACAACAAAGCTGGTAAGCAGCATATTCTCTTTACAAGGTACTCAGCCGGACagccaatctttttttttgagacggagtttttgctcttgttgcccaggctggagtgcagtggcaggatctgggctcactgcaacctccgcctcctggattcaagcgattctccagcctcagcctcccgagtagctgcgattacaggcaccagccaccacacttggctaatttttgtgtttttagtagagacggggtttcgccatattggccaggctggtcttgaactcctgacctcaggtgatccgcccacctcggcctcccaaagtgctgggattacaggcgtgaggcaccgcgcccaggCCGGAGAGCCAATCTTTAATGAACAGAGCTGATCAGACAAGGGCCCGCCATCTTCTGCCAGCCTACCGTCTggtgctctgcctgcctcatGAATTCCCACCATCATCTGCAGAAACGTCTACCCACACGCAGTGGCTCTATTTTGAAGGATATGTCTCAGTCTCAGTTCCCTCCAGGTGCAGCACCAACTCCCCACCACTCACTAGTTAAGGTGGCATTTGCAGTTTCAGAACTGGTTGCTTACTTATTCAGAATTGGAGGAAAAGGTGAGCTGTGAAATGCGAGGGGAAAAAAGTGAACTCATTTTtctctaaaaacagaaaataaaggagttaaaatacacaaaaacgCAACTGAAATCTCTGAATGTAATTCACCCTCTAgtatgctctttttaaaaaagatgaaagcaCAGAAGCATGCATAAAGCATTCTTTGTAAGCTACTCTTTGCTTACTAATAACAAATGTAGGTAAATTGGGCAGATGTAAATAAGGCACCACCACAATACGTGAGCGCCAACCACAGAGCCAAGATCCGCACACCTAAATATGGGAAGTTGTAAAAGACTATGACAGACTGTCACTAAAAAGCTTGTCTTCAGGAATTCGGATGATTATCTGAAAAGATATTCAAAGTTCAATTTTATTGGAGGAAGCAATAAGGAAGGGGGATGTGTATGTCAGAGATGGGCGCGGATATGCGTGTGGGTAATGTATAGAGTAGGTTAAAGGGAcgtagaaaatatttccaaaggtACAAGTTTAGCATGAGGGACTTCCCTCACAGGAAAGACACCTGGTGTTTTATACGTCCTTCTGAACACGGACAGGGTATTTCTATGAAGTTACAAAGCTGCAAATCCCGTTCTCATGTGCAGCACCACAGGTTTTGCTTTCAAATATCTGCAGGTGCATCCTCCTGCATTCGTTAAACTAAgggttttccttttctgtgctAGACCCACATTTTCCACCACGCTCTCCACCTGATTCACAGAAGGGGTTCTAAGACCGTCAGGTCGGGGAGGTCCCAACCATCTTCTGTAAACCAGATCAGGAAGGCCTGGGGATTCCGGCTGCGCACAGACGAGGTGAAGGCCCGGGCTGCCCAAGTGACACACTTGTAGGCGGATTCGGAAACGCGTGCTCTCGAGCCGGAGGCGGAGCCCCCAGACTCAGACCGACCCCCCAGAACAAGGCGGCCTTGCCCGAGGCGTCAAGGCTTTCTAGGCCCGCTTCTAAAAGCTGTGTACAATGGAGACTCCTGGAATAGGCACATATCTCTACTGTAATCAGAACGAGATGTAACATCTAAGACGCAGGACAGGGCTCCGGCAAACACACGCTGGGGGAACGTGAAAGTAAGGGCCAAACTACGCAGCTGGTCCTCAGAGACCAAAGACTACGATTCCCAGCATTCAATGCAGTGTACCCCATAGGACATTGCATGTCGGGAGCTGTAGTTTCTCACCACCTCCATCTGGAAGGGTTCTAGGGGATTTTCAACCACTCTCGTGTGTTTCTCCTTTCCGAGAAGCGCCGCCACACGAGAACTCTGGCCGCGAAAGTCGTGCTGGAATCACTCCCAACGTAACCCCAGATATAGATGGGAAAGGGTGAAGAACACGTTGCCATGGCTACCGTTTCCACTGGTCACAGAATAAACGCTCTCTAGGATCCGGAAGTAGTTCCGCCGCGACCTCTCGAAAAAGATGGATGTGTTCTGTGCTTACATTCATTGGACGGTTGCCCTTAGAGGCCACAGCCGCCCAGGCAAAGGGGCGGTCCCACGTGTGAGGGGCCCGCGGAGCCATTTGATTGGAGAAAAGCTGCAAACCCTGACCAATCGGAAGGAGCCACGCTTCGGGCATCGGTCACCGCACCTGGACAGCTCCGATTGGTGGACTTCCGTCCCCCCCACGAATCCCCATTGGGTGCCGTGGGTGCGTGGTGCGGCGCGATTGGTGGGTTCATGTTTCCCGTCCCCCGCCCTCGAGAAGTGGGGGTGAAAAGCGGCCCGACCTGCTTGGGGTGTAGTGGGCGGACCGCGCGGCTGGAGGTGTGAGGATCCGAGCttaggggtgggggtggaggcggCTCCTGCGATCGAGAGGGACTTGAGACTCACCGGCCGCACGCCATGAGGGCCCTGTGGGTGCTGGGCCTCTGCTGCGTCCTGCTGACCTTCGGTGAGTGATCCTAGAGGAGCAGACGTCCCCCCTCTACACACGCGGCCGCTTCTCGAAGGTTCTGGGGgcgttgaacctgggaggggggaTCCCGAGGCCTGCGGTGGGCCAAGGGACGTCACCTTTCCTCGAAAGAGGGCCAGGGGATTACGtttattctcttcttcctctggaaataataaaagagagCAGAATCATCTAACTCCCCTACAGATCTAATAATATCTCGCCCGGAGGTCTCAGCGACCTCGGGGTGGGGCCTCTCTGGGGCTCTGGCTCCCCCGGGAGTTGTGAGgagtccctcccccctccccgcccggAGGACTTTTTCGGCCACCGCTACCTTCGGCCATCCCAGCTTTCCCGTCCGGTAATTCCCCAGACTCCGACTCCTCGCAAGCGCGTGTCCTTTCTTAAGAAGATGCTGGCTTGGGAGCGTGAGGCCTGGGGCCAGCGGAATGGCAGTGTCAGCGTGTTTGATTCGGTTTTGCTGGAGCTCGGTTCTTAACATTTCGCCCCCTTCTCATGCCTCTGGGCTCAATTTCAGTTCCTCTCGCCAGAGATTGCATAAATCCTATTTGCATTCTGACCTGTGATAACGAAGGCCGAAGTTTTGGTTTGGTCAGTTGGGAGGCCTTGGCTCGGCCTGCGCGCAACACGTGTGGTTGTAGAAGAGACCTGGTGTCAGTCTGCTTAACGTTATTTATAAATGATCGGAGACACACTGTTTAGAAGTGGTGACTACCTCAGTATTTCAGAATCTACTGGGGACCTCAACATCAGAACTTAAATAGATGTGCTGTCTTGGCTTTACCTTGGGTATTTAAACCAGGGAATACACTCTTTCATCCCCTCCACCCTTATTTACCAGCTGAATTTTGCAACCCCTACCCTTCCCTATTTGATCATCCTCCTTGGAGAAGTGCGATGTTGAAGAGTTTTCCCGTGTTAAATCTTCAGGGTCGGTCAGAGCTGACGACGAAGTTGATGTGGATGGTACAGTAGAAGAGGATCTGGGTAAAAGTAGAGAAGGCTCAAGGACGGATGATGAAGTAGTACAGAGGTTTGTGTTCATTTGAACTTACCTATACAGATAAGCCCTGTGAACCTTGTGAGTTAGGGTCACTTCTTATGTATCTCTTCTCCAAAGGTCCAGATAAAGTCTAACACCCTGTATTTAAATACCTGGTGAGTTGTGTGCATACATACCTCCTAACTTGTCCCTGGGAGTGATTAAAACTGAGTgaattcctttgaaaactatattgCAGAATACTAGCACCACGAACTTTGTAAGACTTTAGAAAAGAGTTTCAGTTGGATTTGTATTCATTAACTGTGTACGCCGAGTAGTTTAAAAATGGGATTTCTGTCAGttgaacaatattttaaaatttggcctCTTGGGATTTATTGACAGTTTTGAAGTCCTCACCGTGGAGCATAAATGAGTATGACTTTGCTTTTTAGTAGAGGAGACTTGGGGgttttttttctggcaattttAAGAACCAGGTATTTCCAGTGCAATGTTAAAGGTAGCCTACTGCTGTGCTAACATAATGAGATGGTATATCAGTAATACTTTATAAGGGTTTCCATTTTAACCCCCAAGACAATATTTAGAGGCCACTGTGCTCGCATCATAATTCCTCTAGTTTTGAAGGGAACTAAGCCATGCAATATTTGCTTATCTAACTGATTTCCTTAGAGAGGAAGAAGCTATTCAGTTGGATGGATTAAATGCATCGCAAATAAGAGAACTTAGAGAGAAGTCGGAAAAGTTTGCCTTTCAAGCTGAAGTTAACAGAATGATGAAACTTATCATCAATTCa comes from the Macaca mulatta isolate MMU2019108-1 chromosome 11, T2T-MMU8v2.0, whole genome shotgun sequence genome and includes:
- the LOC144333002 gene encoding uncharacterized protein LOC144333002 — its product is MAEEEEENKRNPLALFRGKVTSLGPPQASGSPLPGSTPPEPSRSGRVCRGGTSAPLGSLTEGQQDAAEAQHPQGPHGVRPVSLKSLSIAGAASTPTPKLGSSHLQPRGPPTTPQAGRAAFHPHFSRAGDGKHEPTNRAAPRTHGTQWGFVGGTEVHQSELSRCGDRCPKRGSFRLVRVCSFSPIKWLRGPLTRGTAPLPGRLWPLRATVQ